ATTCGTAAAGACTCGCTCAGACATCATGTCTTCTGTAGTATTCCTTCCTGGTATCAAGGAAAATGCAGGTATCTTCAACCATACACAGGGTTGGGGGGTAATTGCTGAAACAATGCTTGGAAACGGTGACCGTGCTTACGAGTACTGCAAAGCATCTATTCCTGCTGCATATAATGACAAGGCAGAAATCCGCCAGAGCGAACCATATGTAGTAGGACAGACAACTTATTCTACCTTCAGCAAGCGCCCTGGTAACACACGTACTTCATGGCTTTCTGGAGCCGGTACATGGTCTTACTATGCTATCACTCAATATATGCTCGGAATTAAGCCACAGTATGATGGTCTTTTAATTGATCCATGTATCAAACACGACTGGGACGGCTTTACAGTAGAGCGCCGCTGGAGAAAGATGAATCTTCATATTGAAGTAAAGAATCCACAGCACGTTTGCAAAGGTATTGAATATATCGAAGTAGACGGAAAGCGTATCGATGCTGCAGTAATTCCTGTAAGTGAACTCAAAGACGGCAGTAAGATTGTTGCTTACATGGGTAAGGATGCTAAGTCTTCACCTGTTGAGCGTGTTTAAGTCTGATCGATATACTTAATCGATGAATGCGGCGGCAAAGCTTCCTTTAGTGATGTCGTCGTCAATTTGAATAATTTCGAAAGGCTGCTGGAGCAGGTCTTTCAGACGGGCTTCAGCAGTTTGTTTTAGAAGGGGAGTTTTCCAGAAGGTGCTGCCGTTACAGGTAATGCAGATTGGAAGCTCCTCTTTTTCTTTGTCTGAACAGAACGCTGCAGCGTAAATTGCTTCTGCTGAAAGTTTTGCCGAGCGGGTAATAATTACGTAAAAGAGTTCTTTTAATTTCAGTTCGTCCGATGAAAGTTCTTTCTCTGTTTTTGCGAAATATTTATCAAAATCTTTTGTATCAAAATACTCTGGTGCTGCATACGAAGGAGAGAAGAATCCTTCTCTAACTGCTGTTTTTACCATCTCTGTTGCAATATTTCCGAGATATGCTCCTGAACACATTTTTTCCATAAGGGACTGGTTCGGTTGCGTTGTTCTGCTGCAGACTGTTTTGTCAAAATCACTTTGAGGAAGATTAGAAAACATTCCGCATTCTGTTACTATAATCCGCTTGTTTTGAATGTATGCACTGTTCATTCCGGTTCCAAGAATAAAAGCAAGATGTGCGCCCCAGTTCTTTTCTGATTTTTCAACAAAGCTTGAAAGCAGGAGGGCTGTTGTATCATTCAAAACATTTATTTTTTTGATTTTTGTCCAACCTTGAATTTTGAGTTCTGCTAACAGTTCTTTTCCAAGATATGTTCCAACCGCTTCCGGAGCTTTTACTTCTTTTGAGAAACGGATGATTTTTCCATCTCCGTCTTCTGTAATTGCCATTGCGTAACTGAAGCAGAAACTGATTTTGTTTGAGCGGTCTTTAAGACGTGAAATATTCTGTGCTATGGCCTGGTAAAACTGTTTTTTGTTGAGTTCACGGTCAATGGCAGGCATCACCGTTTTCTCGAAATCTGATATTTCAATACCGTCTTTTGTTTTTGTAACAATACAGGAACGGAAGTTTGTACCGCCTGCATCAATCACAATGGCACTTTCACCTTCTTTAATTTTACGAACTGCAGCACTGCCTGCTTTTATCATTGCCTGGTCAGAACCGCCTGTTTTCAAACCTTTTTTCATATCTTCAATAATTTTCTTATGAAGATTATCAGCAATGTTTAAAGTAAAATTGTGACGTTCAAGAAAGTTCTGTGTCTCGTCTGAAATATCCATTTTTAACTCCAGAAATTTATTTGTTAGAGAAAATTGATTCAAAGGAATCTGTGATTTTTGATTCAATTCCCTTAAAATATTTTACTGTTCCAACACGTAGTTTATCTGTACATTCATCATCAGCAATAATAAGTGCACTTTTATGCATCTGAAGTATTGTAACCGGCCACATCTGTGAAACTGATTCTTCAACTGCGTGCTGGAGGGCATCTGCTTTTGCCAGCCCTGTCATCATAATAAGAACTTCTTTTGCATCTGTGATTGTTCCAATTCCAACTGTAAGGGCTGTTTTTGGGACTTTTGTACAGTCACCGTCAAAGAATCTTGCATTTGCTTTTATTGTATCTTCTGTAAGGGTTTTCATTCTTGTATAAGAGGTGAGTGAAGAACCCGGTTCATTAAATGCAATGTGTCCGTCATTTCCGCAGCCACCCAGGAACAGATCAATTCCGCCGGCTTCTTTAATCATCTTTTCATAATTCTCACATTCTTTCTGAAGGTCTTCCGCTGTTCCGTCAAGAATATGAACATTTTCTTTTTTGATATCGATTTTACTGAAGAAATTCTGCCACATAAAATAGTGGTAGCTTTGCGGATGGTTTTCATCAAGTCCTACATATTCGTCCATATTAAAAGTAATGACATTCTGGAATGATATGAGTCCCTTATTGTTTAATTCAATAAGCCGTTCATATACTCCAAGAGGTGTACTTCCTGTAGGTAATCCAATAACAAAAGGTTTTTCTGGAGTAGGGGCAGCTGAATGAATTTTACCGGCTATATAATCTGCCGTCCACTTTGCACATTCCTTGTAGTTATTTTTGATTATAAGTCTCATTATTGTACCTCCAGTTTATTTTTCACGATTTTGCCTTCAATCATAACCAGCTTAATACTGAACAGTTTATCCATAACAAGAATGTCACTGTCATAGGTTGGGGAAAGAATTCCTTTATGAGTGTATTTCATAATTCTTGCAGGATTTACAGAAGCAAACTTAATTGCATCTGTAAGCGGATATCCAAATTGCACAATGTTTTTGATTGCTTTTTTCATTGTAAGTGAAGAGCCTGCTATTACATCATCTGCTTTTCGATGAAAGCACCCGTCCTTAAATACAACTTCTTCACCGTTTGCAAAAAGATGTTCTCCCTTCTGTTCTGTCGGAGTAAGCGCATCTGTAACGAGAACTATCTGAGCACGGTTTTTATCGCGGCCAAGAAGCTTAAACAGGTCAGGATGAACATGTACACCGTCGGCAATTATCTCACAGGAAACTTCTGGATGTATAAGAATTGCTCCGACTGTTCCAGGGTTTCTGTGATGAAGCTGACTCATTGCATTAAAGAAATGTGTTGAATGCAGAATACCCACCTGAATGCCCTCTACAATATTTTCATATTGGGCATTTGTATGTCCGGCCTGTAATATAATTCCTTTTTCAATACAGTGGAGAGCAAGTTCACGCATTCCTTTTAGTTCAGGCGCAACGGTCATATTTACAATATGTCCTTCTGCGGCTTCCCAAAGTTCATCAAAAAGTTTAATGTCCGGGAGTTTTACTGTTTCTGGACGCTGTACTCCAAGCCGCTCAGGAGAAATAAAAGGACCTTCAAGATGAACTCCCATAATACGGGCTCCTTCTTCGTGTCCCATTGCAGCAACAATTGCCTTGAGTTTTGTTTTCATTTC
The Treponema bryantii DNA segment above includes these coding regions:
- a CDS encoding hexokinase, which produces MDISDETQNFLERHNFTLNIADNLHKKIIEDMKKGLKTGGSDQAMIKAGSAAVRKIKEGESAIVIDAGGTNFRSCIVTKTKDGIEISDFEKTVMPAIDRELNKKQFYQAIAQNISRLKDRSNKISFCFSYAMAITEDGDGKIIRFSKEVKAPEAVGTYLGKELLAELKIQGWTKIKKINVLNDTTALLLSSFVEKSEKNWGAHLAFILGTGMNSAYIQNKRIIVTECGMFSNLPQSDFDKTVCSRTTQPNQSLMEKMCSGAYLGNIATEMVKTAVREGFFSPSYAAPEYFDTKDFDKYFAKTEKELSSDELKLKELFYVIITRSAKLSAEAIYAAAFCSDKEKEELPICITCNGSTFWKTPLLKQTAEARLKDLLQQPFEIIQIDDDITKGSFAAAFID
- the nagB gene encoding glucosamine-6-phosphate deaminase gives rise to the protein MRLIIKNNYKECAKWTADYIAGKIHSAAPTPEKPFVIGLPTGSTPLGVYERLIELNNKGLISFQNVITFNMDEYVGLDENHPQSYHYFMWQNFFSKIDIKKENVHILDGTAEDLQKECENYEKMIKEAGGIDLFLGGCGNDGHIAFNEPGSSLTSYTRMKTLTEDTIKANARFFDGDCTKVPKTALTVGIGTITDAKEVLIMMTGLAKADALQHAVEESVSQMWPVTILQMHKSALIIADDECTDKLRVGTVKYFKGIESKITDSFESIFSNK
- the nagA gene encoding N-acetylglucosamine-6-phosphate deacetylase codes for the protein MTICIHNGIVLSGLTSNTQRSAVLIEDSKIKDTFSEERFNKMNFGPEVKLIDAKGNYIMPGFIDTHIHGFKGNGTDTCTTEGILQMSKDLAQYGVTAFNPTMYASETEEMKTKLKAIVAAMGHEEGARIMGVHLEGPFISPERLGVQRPETVKLPDIKLFDELWEAAEGHIVNMTVAPELKGMRELALHCIEKGIILQAGHTNAQYENIVEGIQVGILHSTHFFNAMSQLHHRNPGTVGAILIHPEVSCEIIADGVHVHPDLFKLLGRDKNRAQIVLVTDALTPTEQKGEHLFANGEEVVFKDGCFHRKADDVIAGSSLTMKKAIKNIVQFGYPLTDAIKFASVNPARIMKYTHKGILSPTYDSDILVMDKLFSIKLVMIEGKIVKNKLEVQ